GACACCTTGGCCCGGAGCCGGTTCGTGGTCTCGCCCCTGGCGGAGACCGTCGCCACCCTCAACGAGCTGGAGGTGGCTGTCGCCTCACATCCGGCTCAGCAGAGGTGGCTGGAGAACCACGTGCACGCCTACCGCGAGCGGGTGGACCGGGATCCGGTGGCGGCTGCCGTGATCCGGGCCGGGTACCGCCGCGACTGGATCGCCGACTTCCTCATTCCGGCCCCGGTGGGTGAGGGGACCCCGCGCATCGAGGAGGAACTGCACCGGGTCCGGGCCACCCCGGCCGCATCCGCCCACGCGGACCTGACGACCGCCCTGGGCGGCGGGCCCCTCCCACCGGCCCTGCGCCGTGCCGACCTCGCCGAACGCGCGGCCGCCCTGCTGGAGTGGGTGTGGACCCGCGTGGTCCTCCCGGACTGGGAGCGGCGCCGCCACGTCCTGGAGGCCGACATCGTCTCCCGCACCCGGCAGTTGAGCGAGGGCGGCTGGGCCTCGGCCCTCGACGACCTGGGCCCCCGCACCCGCTGGCTGGGCGACGGTCGGCTGCAGATCAACGCACACGCCAACCCGCCCCGCAGCATTGCCGGCGCACAACTCCTGCTCGTCCCCGTCACTCCGAAGAGCGGCTGGGTCACCTGGGACGAGCCCCACCGGTATGCCGTGGTGTATCCGTGTTCGGGCGCGCTGACCGGGCAGGAGGGCCGTCCGGCGCCCGACGCGCTCCGTGCCCTGCTCGGTCCGTGGCGGGCCCGTGCGCTGACCCTGCTGAGCACCCCGATGAGCACCACCCAACTGGTGGCGCTGACCGGACTGGCACTGGGCTCGGTGGGAAGGCACCTGAAGGTACTGCTGAACGCGGGGCTGGTGCGACGGCGGCGTGCGGGACGGTCGGTGCTGTACTACCGCAGTGAGGCGGGGGACCGTCTCGTCGAGGCGGCGCGGCAGGGCCGCCCGGCACGGTGAGGTCCGCCGCGGCCCGGTCATGAGCGGTCGGAGCCCGCCGACGACCCGCCCTCCGACCGCCGTGAAGAAATGGCCGTCCCCCGCACGGGCCGACGGCCTACGGTGGCGTGATGGGCAACGACCGACGTGTCCGCCGTCTCGTCGTGGACGGCGCTACCTGGTACTGGACCGTCCGGCAGCGATCGCGGCCCGAGTACGCCGACTGCCGGCTGGTCCTCTCCCTCTTCCCGGAGGTGGCCGCGGACGGCGTTCGACGCCGTTTGGACCTGGTGTTCGCTCCTGGCCCGGACCGAATCGTTTCCAACTCGTACTTCGAGGCGGGCACGGTCGTACGCCTCCCGGACCGTGCCTGGCTCAACCTCCACGAGCCCGGGGCGGTCAGGCTCCTGCTCGACGCGGCGGCTCCCCTCCTGGACACCTTGCCGTCGGTGCGGGACCTGGAAGTGGACGGCTGGCCCTGCTTCGCCGAGGCGGTGGACCGGGCCGGCGCGGCCGGGTCCGACCGCTGATCACGCCACCGGTCCCTGACGCCGGAGCCGCGGTCCGGTACATGAACGGGCCGTGGAGGGCCCCCCGCACAGTGAGGTCCTCCACGGCCCGGTCCTGGGCGACGGGATGGCTTCGTGGAACCCTCCCCGCCGCTTCTTTCAGCCCGCCGCCACCGGCTCCGGCGGCGTGATGCCGAACTCGGCGGCACGCTCGGTGAGGTCGCGCCAGACCTTCGGGGCCACCGGCAGGCCCTTCTCGCCGCGCTCGACGGCGAGGGCCGCGCTCCGCTCGCCGGGGTAGAACACACCGGAGGCGTCGTCCGCCTGCGGCAGGCCCTTGAGGGTGGTGAGCGTGGTGTCCACGGCGGCGGTGAAGGCCGCGGGGTCGCCGAACGCCGCCGGGTCCAGGGCGATGAGCAGCGCGTTCTGGCGGTGCTTACGGCCCTCGGGGTCGTCCGAGTGGAAGGAGGCGAAGATCGGCGCGCCGACGAGCACGCTGGTGAGCAGCTCGAAGGCGATCGACATCCCGGACCCCTTGGCGCCGCCCAACGGCAGTGGCATGACGGCCTGTTCGGGGTCGGTGGTGGGGGTGCCGTCGGCGGTGGCCGCCGCTCCCGCGGGCAGCGGGGTGCCGCTCGCCTTGGCCTGGCGGATCTTGCCCAGAGCGATGGTGGCGGTGGCCATGTCGAGGACGAGCGGCGCGTGGGCGTCGGCCGGTACGGCGATGGCGAGCGGGCTGGTGGCGACGGCCGCGCCCTTGACCCCGGTGTAGCCCATGTTGGGCATGCCGGAGACGAACCCGATGCCGATGAGGCCCTGTTCGGCGATCTTCGACACGTAGTAGCCGATGGCGCCGGTGTGGACGGTGCGGCGGACGGCCACGGCGGCGATGCCGTTGGTACGGGCCCGGCTCACCGCTTCGGCGGCGGCGGCGGTGAGGGCGACCGGGCCGGGCGCGTGGTCGGCGTCGATGACCGTGGCGGCCGGCGTGGAGGACTCGACGGTGAGCTCTGCCTCGGCGTTGGCCACGCCCTTGGCCAGCAGGTCGAGATAGGCGGGGACGCGGGCGACGCCGTGCGAGTCGACGCCGCGCAGCGCTGCCCAGACGAAGACGTCGGCGGTGGTGCGGGCGGCCTCGGCGTCGAGGCCGCCCTTCTCCAGGAGGGCGGCGGAGAAGGTGCGCAGGTCCTCGGCGGGGACCAGGACCTTGCCCGGCTTGGGGGTGGGGTGGTCGGTCATGGTGGCGGTGCCTCCTGGTTCAGCGGGTGACGAGTACGTCGACGACGGCGGTGGTCCCGTCCGCGACGGCCTTGAGCGCGCGCTCCAGCGCGGGCGCGAGGGCGTCGGTGGTGTCGACGGTCTCGGTGTGCATCCCGAACGGCTCGGCGAACGCGGCGAGCCGGGGCAGCCGGTGCAGGTCGGTGCCGAGCCATTCACCGGTCTCGGCGGCGGCGCCCTCGGGGTAGAACCTGCGGTGGTTGAGATTCATCGACTTGTAGACACGGTTGTTGAACACCAGGATGAGTACCGGCAGTTCATAGGTCCTGGCAGCGTCGTACGACTGGATCACCGGGTTGTAGGTGAACGCGCCGTCGCCGACCGTGAGGACCACCGGCCTGTCCCCGGCCGCGAGTTTGACGCCGAGGGCGACCGCGATGCCCTGCCCGAGTCCGCCCTGTACGTAGAAGTACGAGTCGGGGTCGGAGGTCAGCAGGTGCCGCTTGACGACCCGGCTGTGGGTGATGGTCTCGTCGACGACGATCCCGCCGGTCCCGTCGAGGAGCCGGCGCAGCGTGGCGGCGACCAGGACCGGGTCCACTCCTTCGCTCTCCTCCGCCTTCGCCTCGGCGGCCGTGAT
The DNA window shown above is from Streptomyces sp. NBC_00247 and carries:
- a CDS encoding ArsR/SmtB family transcription factor, with the protein product MGLWLLDTDTLARSRFVVSPLAETVATLNELEVAVASHPAQQRWLENHVHAYRERVDRDPVAAAVIRAGYRRDWIADFLIPAPVGEGTPRIEEELHRVRATPAASAHADLTTALGGGPLPPALRRADLAERAAALLEWVWTRVVLPDWERRRHVLEADIVSRTRQLSEGGWASALDDLGPRTRWLGDGRLQINAHANPPRSIAGAQLLLVPVTPKSGWVTWDEPHRYAVVYPCSGALTGQEGRPAPDALRALLGPWRARALTLLSTPMSTTQLVALTGLALGSVGRHLKVLLNAGLVRRRRAGRSVLYYRSEAGDRLVEAARQGRPAR
- a CDS encoding Ldh family oxidoreductase, with the translated sequence MTDHPTPKPGKVLVPAEDLRTFSAALLEKGGLDAEAARTTADVFVWAALRGVDSHGVARVPAYLDLLAKGVANAEAELTVESSTPAATVIDADHAPGPVALTAAAAEAVSRARTNGIAAVAVRRTVHTGAIGYYVSKIAEQGLIGIGFVSGMPNMGYTGVKGAAVATSPLAIAVPADAHAPLVLDMATATIALGKIRQAKASGTPLPAGAAATADGTPTTDPEQAVMPLPLGGAKGSGMSIAFELLTSVLVGAPIFASFHSDDPEGRKHRQNALLIALDPAAFGDPAAFTAAVDTTLTTLKGLPQADDASGVFYPGERSAALAVERGEKGLPVAPKVWRDLTERAAEFGITPPEPVAAG